In Pyricularia oryzae 70-15 chromosome 2, whole genome shotgun sequence, one genomic interval encodes:
- a CDS encoding PIG-P domain-containing protein, with translation MALNSEDDSDDDELIYQHTSSDEHGSPSDDDDDDDAGRDGSGEVHTPTFTHNFAPPYYGRPPTPLPPSPSLTSLLRPSRPNTPDASDDELEPVPRATPQVPTYEYYGFVLYVLSWVALLIYLLWAFLPSPVLHAVGIYYYPSRWWALAVPGFLVMLIVYIYVALALYNTEFLTLRLESIETVVDTAGKIAAVDARGRLRPRTDGLGAGKWATGAPGGGLGIQGGNDEDDGVTTPGGIDWRSIWNEGTDAVMDVPLAGVNEILYGYRHGDDESVNHVG, from the coding sequence ATGGCCCTCAATTCAGAAGACGacagcgacgatgacgaactgATATACCAACACACGTCGAGCGACGAACACGGATCCCCatccgacgacgacgatgacgatgatgcgGGCCGGGACGGAAGCGGTGAAGTTCACACGCCGACATTCACGCACAACTTCGCCCCGCCCTACTACGGCCGACCACCCACCCCGCTGCCCCCCTCGCCGTCGCTGACGTCGCTGCTGCGCCCCTCGCGGCCAAACACCCCCGACGCGTCCGACGACGAGCTGGAGCCGGTACCGCGGGCGACGCCGCAGGTCCCGACGTACGAATACTACGGCTTCGTGCTATACGTGCTGTCGTGGGTCGCGCTGCTCATCTACCTACTGTGGGCCTTTTTGCCATCGCCCGTGCTGCACGCCGTCGGCATCTACTACTACCCGAGTCGGTGGTGGGCCCTCGCCGTTCCCGGGTTTCTGGTCATGCTCATCGTGTACATCTACGTTGCGCTGGCGCTTTACAACACGGAGTTTTTGACGCTCCGGCTGGAATCGATCGAGACGGTTGTGGACACTGCCGGCAAGATCGCTGCTGTCGATGCGCGGGGCAGGTTGAGGCCGAGGACTGATGGACTCGGGGCTGGGAAGTGGGCTACCGGTGCTCCTGGTGGAGGACTGGGTATTCAGGGAGGTAatgatgaggatgatggCGTCACAACGCCGGGCGGGATTGACTGGAGGTCAATATGGAACGAAGGCACCGATGCGGTGATGGATGTGCCATTGGCTGGTGTCAATGAGATATTATATGGTTATAggcacggcgacgacgagagTGTAAATCATGTTGGATAA